TGCGCCATCGCGGAGTGCTCGGAGTCGACGGGAATGATCTGCCCCTCGGCCGCCATCGACGTGACCAGCGTGCCGCCCGCCACCAGCGACTCCTTGTTGGCCAGCGCGAGGTAGGCGCCCTTCTGCAGCGTCGCGATGGTCGCCGCCAGGCCCAGCGACCCCACCAGCGCGTTGAGGACGGTGTCCGCCTCCACGTCCTCGACCAGCTGGGCGGCGTCCCCGCGCACCGGTCCCCCGAGCACCTCGGACACCTGCCGGGCAGCGTCCTGCTTTGCGACGGCCACCCGGTCCGCACCCAGGCCCAGCGACCGGGCCTGGGCGATGATCTTCCCGGGGTCCGAACCCGCCGCGGCGATGCCCACCACGGTGAACAGATCGGGATTCTCGGAGATGACCTCCAACGCCTGGGTTCCGATGGAACCGGTGGAACCCAGAACAAGAATGCGACGCGGTGAATTCATGGGTCTCATTGTTGCACGCGCCCGCCGAATTGCCGGGGGTGGTAGGTCACTCCGGCGCCTGCGGTGTGCAACAATACGAGGCAGATAACCGTGTCGGCGCCGATAAATTTCGGTGCCCGCTTGCCAAGGAGTACAACGTGTCTGCATCCCACGCCGAAGAGTCCTACGAGGTCTACAACGGAGTCTCCACCCGAGACGTCCCGAGTGCTGCCTGGGGTTACAGCGCGCTCAGCCGCACGACCGTGCAGATCGCCGGCTGGTTCAGCGTCTTTGTCCTGCTGATGTTCAACTTCGGCAACCACCAGGGCCACGTGGAGACCATCTGGCTCCTGGCCCTCGCCGCTCTCCTGGCCATCGGCCTGATCCTCTACGCCTTCGAGCCCCGTTTCAGCCGCGTGCGCACCCTGACCGGCCACAACAAGCCCGTCGGCCACGTCGAACCGGACTGGGCCTACGACCAGAAGACGCTCTCCGGCACCTACTCGGAGCTCACCGACGGCCAGCTCCGCGCGCTGAACATCGACCCGGCCCGCGTCAGCCACCTGCGCGTCGCGCCGAAGACCGGCAACTCCGCGATCACCACCGGTTCCACCGCCTCCGACATTGCGGCGGACACCACCGGTTCCACCGCGCAGCAGGTGCGCCGCTAGTTCCAGGCCGTCCCGGCCGCACAAAGTGGTGCCCACCCCGATGCTTTCTCCGGGGTGGGCACCACTTTCTTGTATCTGCTCTAACGCTCCTCGGCGGCCAGCTGCCCGCAGGCCGCGGCGATCTCCTGGCCCTTGGTGTCACGCACGGTACAGGTGACTCCCTGGGCACGAACCCGGCGGACGAACTCGTCCTGGCGGGCCTTCGGCGAGGCGTCCCACTTGGAGCCCGGCGTGGGGTTGAGCGGGATGAGGTTGACGTGCACCTTCGAACCGAGGGCATCGTGCAGCTTCTTGCCCAGCATGTCGGCGCGGAAGTCGTGGTCGTTGATGTCGCGGATCAGCGCGTACTCGATGGAGACCCGACGCCCGGACCTGTCGGCGTAGTAGCGGGCCGCATCCAGCACCTCCTCCACGGAGTAACGGGTGTTGATGGGCACGAGGGTCTCGCGCAGCTCATCGTCCGGGGTATGCAGCGAGACCGCCAGCGTGACGGACATGTCCTCGTCCGCCAGCTTGCGGATGGCCGGAGCCAGACCCACGGTGGAGACGGTGACGTTGCGCTGGGAGATACCGAAACCCTCGGGCGACGGAGCGACGATCTGGCGCACCGCGGAGATCACTCGTTTGTAGTTCGCCAGCGGCTCGCCCATGCCCATGAACACGACGTTGGACAGCCGGCTTCCCTCGGAGTGCATCTGGGCCGCGGCGTTGCGCACCTGGTCGACGATCTCGGAGGTGGAGAGGTTGCGGTCGAGCCCGGCCTGTCCCGTCGCGCAGAACGGGCAGTTCATCCCGCAGCCTGCCTGGGAGGAGATGCACAGCGTGGCGCGGTCGGGGTAGCGCATGAGCACGGACTCGAGGAGGGTGCCGTCGTGAAGCCGCCACAGCGACTTGGAGGTCTCCCCGTCATCGGTCTGGTGCTGACGCAGCGGGTCCATGAGGACCGGGAACATCTTCTCCGCCACCTGGGCGCGGGCGGCCTCCGGCAGATCGGACATGGTGGAGGTGTCGGCCTCGAACCGGCCGTAGTAGTGGCGCGCGATCTGGTCGGCGCGGAACTTGGGCAGGCCCAGCTCCCCGAGGACGGCGATGCGCTCGTCGCGGGTGAGGTCGGCGAAGTGCTTCGGCGGCATCTTCGGACGGGCGGGGGTAAATTGCAGCTTCACTGGTTGAGACATATCTGCTCCATTCTTGCACGCTAGAGGGGATGCTACCCAATTCCGGCCGGGGCGACCGTGGGCATCCGGGCGGGTGTCAGGAATAATCGGTGACATGACCAACAACAATGACCCGTACTACGACCCGACCGATCCGCGTGTGGATCCCGCCGTGGATCCCGCCGTATCCCCCGCCACCGCTTCCGTGAACGAGCCGGTCAACGAGCCGGTGCGTGAGCCCGTGGCCGACAGGACCGTTAAACCTCACGCCTCGGCAGGCAAGCCGAAGGGCTCTCTCGCCGGCGGCACGTGGGTCGCCCTCATCGTGGGCATCCTGCTGCTGGTCCTGCTGCTGGTGTTCATCATCCAGAACCAGCAGCAGGCCGAGGTCAACCTCTTCACCTGGACGTGGAACTTCCCCGCCGGTGTCGCCTACCTCATTTCCGCGATCATCGGCGCGGTCATCATGGCGCTGGTCGGCGGCCTGCGCATCATGGAATTGCGCCGCCAGGTCCGCCGCGCGAACCGGGTCTAGACCCCGGTCGACAGCGCGCTGAGCACCAGCCAGGTCACGGCGGCCGACGGCAGCATGCCGTCGAGACGATCCATGAGGCCGCCGTGGCCGGGCAACAGCCCGGACATGTCCTTGATATGGATCTCCCGCTTGAACTGAGACTCCACCAGGTCGCCCATCGTGGCGCACACCACGAGCGCGGCGCCGAGGATGACTCCGAGCCACCACGGCTCCCCCAGCAGGAACGTCACGGTGAGCACCCCGGCGACGATGCCGGCAAAGAGCGAGCCCACCGCTCCCTCCCAGGACTTCTTGGGACTCACGGCTGGGGCCATGGGGCGCGAGCCGAAGAAGACCCCGGCGATGTAGCCTCCCGTGTCCGAGGCGATGACGCAGACCATGAACGTGATGATGTAGTAGCTGGTGGGCACGTTCAGCCGGCTCATCAGCGACAGCATCGCGGCGAACGCACCGAACATGGGTATCCACGCGAGCACGAAGATGCCGACGGCCGTGTCCCGCAGATAGTTCTGCGGGGCGATCTTGCGTCCGTGGTGGAAGAGCCTGCCGAACATGAGGAACAGCACCGCGATGGTGAACCCACCCAGGACCCCGGTCGCGCCGAAGGGCCAGGAGAGCCAGACGATCAACTGCCCGAGCAGCATGGTCATCGAGCGCGGAAGCACGTAGGAGTGCTCGCGCAGGCGGGTGATCACCTCCCACATGCCCAGCGCCACGGCGGCCGCGACAAGCGGGTACCAGGCAAAGGGGCCGATCCACACGGAAAGAATGACGAGCAGACCGAGGAACACCGCGACAGAGATCGCCACCGGAAGGTCGCGTCCCGCGTTGTTCCTGGGTTTGGGAAAGCTCTCCACCGAGATGCCGCGGGAGATGGACCCTAGCCGGCCGATCCCGGAGTCGTCCGGATTATCCGTCAATCCCATTGCTCGTGAGGATCCTTCCCGGCCACAGTGACACGGTGTTTAAGACAGCCGCCCCCTCGGGTTAGGTGAAGGGGCGGCTAGGTGGAAAATATGTCTGGCTTAAGGCCGGACTACACCACCATGAGTTCCTTCTCCTTGGCGGCGACGACATCGTCCACCTGGGAGATGTAGCCGGCGGTGATCTCGTCCAGCTCCTTCTCTGCGGCCTTGACCTCGTCCTCGCCGGCGTCGCCGTCCTTCTGCAGCTTCTTCAGCGAATCCATGCCCTTGCGGCGGATGTTGCGGATGGCGATCTTGCCGTCCTCGCCCTTGGAGC
This sequence is a window from Corynebacterium doosanense CAU 212 = DSM 45436. Protein-coding genes within it:
- a CDS encoding DUF2631 domain-containing protein, whose amino-acid sequence is MSASHAEESYEVYNGVSTRDVPSAAWGYSALSRTTVQIAGWFSVFVLLMFNFGNHQGHVETIWLLALAALLAIGLILYAFEPRFSRVRTLTGHNKPVGHVEPDWAYDQKTLSGTYSELTDGQLRALNIDPARVSHLRVAPKTGNSAITTGSTASDIAADTTGSTAQQVRR
- the rlmN gene encoding 23S rRNA (adenine(2503)-C(2))-methyltransferase RlmN, with product MSQPVKLQFTPARPKMPPKHFADLTRDERIAVLGELGLPKFRADQIARHYYGRFEADTSTMSDLPEAARAQVAEKMFPVLMDPLRQHQTDDGETSKSLWRLHDGTLLESVLMRYPDRATLCISSQAGCGMNCPFCATGQAGLDRNLSTSEIVDQVRNAAAQMHSEGSRLSNVVFMGMGEPLANYKRVISAVRQIVAPSPEGFGISQRNVTVSTVGLAPAIRKLADEDMSVTLAVSLHTPDDELRETLVPINTRYSVEEVLDAARYYADRSGRRVSIEYALIRDINDHDFRADMLGKKLHDALGSKVHVNLIPLNPTPGSKWDASPKARQDEFVRRVRAQGVTCTVRDTKGQEIAAACGQLAAEER
- a CDS encoding LapA family protein, which codes for MTNNNDPYYDPTDPRVDPAVDPAVSPATASVNEPVNEPVREPVADRTVKPHASAGKPKGSLAGGTWVALIVGILLLVLLLVFIIQNQQQAEVNLFTWTWNFPAGVAYLISAIIGAVIMALVGGLRIMELRRQVRRANRV
- a CDS encoding phosphatidate cytidylyltransferase is translated as MGLTDNPDDSGIGRLGSISRGISVESFPKPRNNAGRDLPVAISVAVFLGLLVILSVWIGPFAWYPLVAAAVALGMWEVITRLREHSYVLPRSMTMLLGQLIVWLSWPFGATGVLGGFTIAVLFLMFGRLFHHGRKIAPQNYLRDTAVGIFVLAWIPMFGAFAAMLSLMSRLNVPTSYYIITFMVCVIASDTGGYIAGVFFGSRPMAPAVSPKKSWEGAVGSLFAGIVAGVLTVTFLLGEPWWLGVILGAALVVCATMGDLVESQFKREIHIKDMSGLLPGHGGLMDRLDGMLPSAAVTWLVLSALSTGV